In Paralcaligenes sp. KSB-10, the following are encoded in one genomic region:
- a CDS encoding c-type cytochrome: MKRVLSSMLVASGLLLGSSFLSASFAAEAVGVPKPDAAKGEQLYVNGDSARGIIACASCHGAAGNSTIPSNPNLAAQPHEYLAKQLADFRPKDAKSTPLRRGANGANTVMTNFAAALTPADMQNIAYYLAQQPLDLAKAGTASKKATVELGQSIWRGGLPDRNVAACASCHSANGAGLPGEFPRLSGQHPAYIEEQLKLFRSGDRANGPMMHDIADRMSDADIAAVADYAAGLR, encoded by the coding sequence ATGAAGCGTGTGCTTTCCAGTATGTTGGTTGCCAGCGGCTTGCTGCTGGGTTCGTCTTTTTTGTCCGCCAGCTTTGCCGCCGAAGCGGTCGGGGTTCCCAAGCCCGACGCCGCCAAGGGCGAGCAGCTCTATGTCAACGGCGATTCGGCGCGCGGCATTATTGCCTGTGCTTCCTGCCACGGGGCGGCTGGCAACAGCACGATTCCGTCCAATCCGAATCTGGCCGCCCAGCCGCACGAGTATCTGGCCAAGCAATTGGCTGATTTTCGTCCGAAAGACGCCAAATCGACACCCTTGCGCCGCGGCGCAAATGGCGCCAACACGGTCATGACCAACTTTGCCGCCGCGCTTACACCCGCCGATATGCAAAATATCGCGTATTACCTGGCACAGCAACCGCTCGATCTTGCAAAGGCCGGCACGGCTAGCAAAAAAGCCACCGTGGAACTTGGCCAGAGCATCTGGCGTGGCGGCTTGCCCGACCGCAATGTCGCGGCGTGCGCCAGTTGCCACTCGGCAAATGGCGCCGGCCTGCCTGGCGAATTCCCCCGCCTGTCCGGCCAGCACCCTGCCTATATTGAAGAGCAGCTCAAGCTGTTCCGTAGCGGCGATCGCGCCAATGGCCCCATGATGCATGATATCGCCGATCGCATGTCCGACGCCGATATCGCGGCCGTTGCCGACTACGCCGCGGGTTTGCGTTAA